From a single Bacteroidia bacterium genomic region:
- a CDS encoding sulfatase-like hydrolase/transferase, whose protein sequence is MPVKLYVKLTGCLLVWMTHFVYPVFSQCLPGSRPNFIVFISDDQSWIHTSASGDPVVQTPNFDRLAREGVLFNQAFCAASSCTPSRSALLTGKNIYELENGAILNSFLPSHFITYQDILEDAGYLVGCIGKGTKPGLQSLGGRTRDPAGWEYNGAAIQGAPAGINPVDFAANLEEGLNARQQGQPFSFWIGSYEPHRPYGNGVGRLSGMDTSRMVIPSFLPNVSAFAREEVADYLFEIQWFDKQLGEIIKVLEKAGELENTVIVVTSDNGMPFPRAKLELYEYGVHIPLAIRWPKAVPAGKIIDDYVSLKDIAPTFLEAAGLEIPKEMTAQSFLNVLTSEKSGRVDPSRDHCFVAHERHGVDGKRPRRGVYTDDFAYIYNYTCCLKRTFSDDSLWAATLFESSKDYMPYSSLLWKFRTHPLIRQYWEWYRGDRKEHELFDRKNDPYQLHNLAYEPAYQGVVDSLFRKVMDYGGKTGDPRTIDPETDIFDTYQEYGNEWLSQNPSAASTDRQIMLDNGTGRRKGAPVLPPGAGATDVRLLNLAINGPMTLSGSLSWAFAHPGKDITRYRVYFFDENGLKIPDVIADVCADTRNWEMKSVKIPKSAAFIGVASVNDGGEYYSPESLVALPAFYPDVIFPQPVTNIFTLQFFWQPQSDLTWEVVDVQGRQMEAVQTEYECAGQSCTISGDMTGYASGLYFLIIRSGGQQQTYRLMKIND, encoded by the coding sequence ATGCCCGTGAAATTGTACGTAAAACTGACGGGTTGTCTGCTGGTGTGGATGACCCATTTTGTTTACCCGGTTTTTTCGCAGTGTTTGCCCGGTTCCCGGCCCAATTTTATCGTATTTATCTCCGACGACCAAAGCTGGATTCATACCTCAGCCAGCGGTGATCCCGTAGTTCAAACGCCCAATTTTGACCGCCTGGCCAGGGAAGGTGTATTATTTAACCAGGCTTTTTGTGCGGCGTCTTCCTGTACCCCTTCCCGCTCGGCTTTGCTTACGGGTAAAAATATTTACGAACTGGAAAACGGAGCGATTCTCAATTCTTTTCTTCCCAGCCATTTTATCACGTATCAGGATATACTGGAAGATGCGGGGTATCTGGTCGGGTGTATTGGCAAAGGTACCAAACCCGGGCTTCAGTCGCTGGGCGGGCGTACCCGCGACCCGGCAGGTTGGGAATACAACGGTGCTGCCATTCAGGGTGCACCGGCAGGCATAAATCCTGTGGATTTTGCGGCAAATCTCGAAGAGGGGTTAAATGCCCGCCAGCAGGGACAGCCATTTTCTTTCTGGATTGGATCATATGAGCCTCACCGCCCTTACGGCAATGGGGTCGGCAGGCTGTCGGGGATGGATACTTCCCGTATGGTTATTCCCTCGTTTCTGCCCAATGTTTCTGCTTTTGCGCGGGAGGAAGTCGCAGATTATCTGTTTGAAATCCAATGGTTTGACAAACAACTTGGGGAAATTATCAAAGTGCTGGAAAAAGCAGGAGAACTGGAAAATACCGTGATTGTTGTTACTTCAGACAATGGTATGCCTTTTCCCCGCGCAAAACTCGAACTCTACGAATACGGCGTTCACATTCCGCTGGCTATCCGCTGGCCAAAAGCTGTGCCTGCCGGAAAAATCATCGATGATTATGTCAGTCTCAAAGATATTGCCCCCACTTTTTTAGAGGCTGCCGGACTGGAAATCCCCAAAGAAATGACGGCTCAAAGTTTTCTCAATGTCCTCACTTCTGAAAAAAGCGGGCGTGTTGATCCTTCCCGGGATCATTGTTTTGTGGCGCATGAACGCCATGGCGTAGATGGGAAAAGACCCCGTCGGGGTGTGTATACAGATGATTTTGCGTATATCTACAATTATACTTGCTGCCTGAAGCGCACTTTCTCCGATGATTCACTCTGGGCGGCCACGCTTTTTGAGTCCAGCAAAGACTATATGCCTTACAGCTCGTTGCTTTGGAAATTTCGCACACATCCGCTCATCCGGCAGTATTGGGAGTGGTACAGAGGTGACCGGAAAGAACATGAACTATTTGACCGGAAAAACGACCCCTATCAGCTCCATAACCTGGCTTACGAACCTGCCTATCAGGGGGTGGTTGACTCGCTTTTCCGCAAGGTGATGGACTATGGAGGTAAAACCGGTGATCCGCGAACGATCGATCCTGAAACGGATATTTTTGATACCTATCAGGAATATGGAAATGAATGGTTGTCTCAAAATCCTTCAGCGGCAAGTACTGATCGCCAGATAATGCTTGATAATGGTACAGGCCGGAGAAAAGGAGCGCCTGTATTGCCGCCGGGAGCAGGGGCTACGGATGTTCGTTTGTTGAACCTGGCTATAAACGGGCCGATGACACTTTCAGGAAGTTTAAGCTGGGCTTTCGCACATCCGGGAAAGGACATTACCCGGTACAGGGTTTATTTTTTTGATGAGAACGGACTAAAAATTCCCGATGTGATTGCTGATGTATGTGCAGATACCCGGAACTGGGAGATGAAGTCTGTGAAAATCCCGAAGTCGGCTGCTTTTATTGGCGTGGCAAGTGTAAATGATGGGGGCGAATATTATTCTCCGGAGAGCCTGGTGGCTTTACCTGCATTTTATCCCGATGTCATATTTCCACAGCCGGTAACAAATATTTTTACGCTGCAATTTTTCTGGCAACCGCAGAGCGATCTGACCTGGGAAGTGGTAGATGTGCAGGGCAGGCAAATGGAGGCTGTACAGACAGAATACGAATGTGCGGGCCAGAGTTGCACCATTTCGGGCGATATGACCGGCTATGCTTCAGGCCTTTATTTCCTTATTATCAGATCAGGCGGACAACAACAGACGTATCGCCTGATGAAGATAAATGATTAG
- a CDS encoding MFS transporter has protein sequence MYNYRLVFAVACVSMLLFGVVMLTIGSTLPEIIAKFQVNEVDAGLLLSILPLGVLGGSLGFGPMTDRYGHKKLLVVCALIVMAGLEGIAFAPSWSWVVVSAFLIGLGGGALNGASNGLVADISTGEKSAKLSFLGSFYGFGALGMPLLFALLSKYLSNEAILAGVGFLILGVVAFMLSIQFPPSKQSEKFPVSESLRLMRTPLLLLMGLVLFFESGQEGLVINWANIYLQKNLLFDTEKALLGLTLHVAALTAGRLILGAILRRYHSFTVLMWSMGIVLAGAMIFIQATTFPIVIVALVLLGGGFAGVFPIIMGKIGELWSELSGTAFSITLVIALGGNMVVNYLMGILSHEIGLHILPVAILVCLVLLVGVLVVVLQMMKKSQVLQKGS, from the coding sequence ATGTACAACTACAGGCTCGTTTTTGCCGTTGCGTGTGTCTCGATGTTGCTGTTTGGGGTTGTGATGCTCACCATAGGATCTACACTACCTGAAATCATCGCAAAGTTTCAGGTCAATGAAGTCGATGCGGGTCTTCTGCTCAGTATATTGCCTTTGGGCGTGCTCGGCGGTTCGTTGGGATTTGGCCCCATGACTGACCGCTACGGCCATAAAAAACTGCTGGTAGTATGTGCCCTGATCGTCATGGCAGGACTTGAAGGGATTGCTTTCGCACCTTCGTGGTCATGGGTTGTTGTATCCGCTTTTCTCATAGGCCTTGGCGGCGGCGCACTCAATGGCGCTTCCAACGGTTTGGTAGCAGATATCAGTACAGGCGAAAAAAGCGCAAAACTCAGTTTTTTGGGCTCGTTTTATGGATTTGGCGCGCTGGGGATGCCCCTGCTTTTTGCGCTGCTTTCAAAATATTTATCCAACGAAGCAATACTTGCGGGTGTCGGATTTCTGATTCTGGGCGTGGTCGCTTTTATGCTTTCCATTCAGTTTCCGCCATCCAAGCAGTCTGAGAAATTTCCTGTTTCAGAGAGCCTCAGGTTAATGCGCACCCCTTTGCTTTTATTGATGGGGTTGGTACTATTTTTTGAAAGCGGGCAGGAAGGACTGGTTATCAACTGGGCGAATATCTACCTGCAAAAAAATCTGCTTTTTGATACAGAGAAAGCGCTTTTGGGGCTTACGCTTCACGTTGCCGCATTGACTGCGGGGAGACTGATACTGGGAGCCATTCTGCGTCGATATCACTCATTTACCGTTTTGATGTGGAGTATGGGAATCGTGCTGGCAGGAGCCATGATTTTCATACAAGCGACGACATTTCCGATAGTGATTGTGGCATTGGTCTTATTAGGCGGAGGGTTTGCGGGCGTTTTCCCGATCATCATGGGCAAAATCGGCGAGCTATGGTCAGAGCTTTCAGGCACAGCCTTTAGCATTACGCTCGTGATTGCCCTTGGCGGCAATATGGTAGTCAATTACCTGATGGGAATTCTTTCACACGAGATTGGGCTGCATATTTTGCCTGTGGCAATTCTGGTGTGTCTTGTATTGTTGGTGGGGGTACTGGTAGTGGTATTGCAGATGATGAAGAAAAGCCAGGTATTGCAAAAGGGAAGCTGA
- a CDS encoding ATP-binding protein: MDRAQVKARVETYIRRAQNGGTAEDPNFDFKREWMNLTEEKGLYEFLKDTAALVNTLGDDGIIVFGFDDNTKEFKRAVFSDCGLRDETDLNNKISSMVDRPFPVYLYDEEIDGNPVSIIHIPYSADKPHVVKKYKKIKEQSPKSPELENVIFVRRGTASRIANKFELDQMFFDRMHLLPDYRVFVSRLTIKFCSENPEGVKCEIRLSIENAGARVIGIKALKVDFSIPGIPDTQWNARYVHTHDLATPGRQPIATARIRIMPNTIADGLYLLFLAPDSKLPIDNSFPLKELIKTLNSADESSININYQIKLTSGETLRGTVG, translated from the coding sequence ATGGATCGCGCTCAGGTAAAAGCAAGAGTAGAAACTTATATCCGGCGAGCTCAAAATGGAGGAACCGCCGAGGATCCCAACTTCGACTTTAAAAGAGAGTGGATGAATCTTACCGAAGAAAAGGGGCTATACGAGTTTTTGAAAGACACTGCCGCCTTGGTCAATACACTGGGCGATGATGGGATTATCGTCTTTGGGTTTGATGACAATACTAAAGAATTTAAGCGGGCTGTATTCAGTGATTGTGGTCTGAGAGACGAAACTGATCTGAATAATAAAATCAGCAGCATGGTGGACCGGCCATTCCCGGTATATCTGTATGACGAAGAGATAGACGGAAACCCCGTGAGTATTATTCATATTCCTTATTCTGCCGACAAACCCCATGTGGTCAAAAAGTATAAAAAAATCAAAGAGCAAAGCCCTAAATCCCCGGAACTGGAAAATGTGATTTTTGTCAGACGAGGAACCGCAAGCCGCATCGCCAACAAATTTGAGCTTGACCAGATGTTTTTTGACCGGATGCATCTGCTGCCAGATTATCGGGTGTTTGTGTCGAGGTTGACAATAAAATTTTGTTCAGAAAATCCTGAAGGAGTGAAATGTGAGATAAGGCTTTCTATTGAAAATGCAGGCGCACGAGTGATTGGAATAAAAGCACTAAAAGTAGATTTTTCCATCCCCGGAATACCTGACACTCAGTGGAATGCTAGATATGTTCATACTCATGACCTGGCGACCCCAGGCCGTCAACCTATCGCAACTGCTCGAATACGAATTATGCCAAATACAATTGCAGATGGATTATATTTACTATTTCTTGCCCCAGATAGTAAACTACCCATTGATAATTCATTTCCCCTAAAAGAGCTTATCAAAACTCTGAACTCAGCGGACGAATCCTCTATTAACATCAACTACCAAATCAAACTCACCTCCGGAGAAACGCTGAGGGGTACAGTCGGTTGA
- a CDS encoding dynamin family protein: protein MNRDNDKYVPSLLELIQRDEIRQTTTILLNERGKIGGTNNDWKNQITLLSARYETLRKNQQNGTISNENENVELNKIRDSLIQVITENDLDDWGSLDRIRKRELEYLANLGEDELFKEIESRFQTLFRQIEDLEKQLHSPTPPYHWAAEFSVKMDTIRTKWNTRRFQIAVMALVKAGKSTFLNSLIGNEFLPSASVAETMRLIRIRHKPERLTGVLLENGKEVARGVDDIRKYIRLENQRSRNITREERESELLLETNLTTLKDRELSRYEFDILDTPGVNEAGIASLQAKVEQIAKTSDVIIYLLDYTKLKTKDEEGMLSSLKGWRKELFKHLRLRLFFVVNKVDAANRHDREKNMTPGEVKSYVVRIIKEATDISVEEEDIILISAERALLSHLVRSNSMSKEQLQDFDRIAFGEMGPEKDNQAQYERAVSKLLDNSGFTELEEKVLRVIHRKRSEILLSSTLDDLNNAFEQTERDLTVTRGTLLTDIDTVKKLQKRIEEIQAEIQRLAQDTTAFKKKADAVVDGRFKEFRKEVTNQIIQAFRGSQKAKATTYSWFRPVTDFWDRTQYEIRSQNPAETRRWINELNRGVVEVLEQRLNLVWNNISEDLFLAYRDVCQKVERQTQPIIRRIEEAINEALDVDLKPANLSIEALSLDQFYYQTTDKLNEIIKRENHSSLNWFERILNPILALFGLEKEEVKWNEYSVRSKDYANFLEKATNDLIEEAQELAYSSLTESYLKQVEFLLQKLHLYGQRYIEITQVELKQRAEVAKDTPNRLALIEDHLENVKTLELQLSGLREVVNLIV, encoded by the coding sequence ATGAACCGAGATAACGACAAATACGTTCCTAGTCTGCTTGAGTTAATTCAAAGAGACGAAATAAGACAGACAACAACTATTCTTCTCAATGAGCGTGGGAAAATAGGAGGAACCAATAACGACTGGAAGAATCAAATAACATTATTGTCAGCTCGATATGAAACCTTGCGCAAAAATCAACAGAATGGAACTATTTCGAATGAAAATGAGAACGTTGAGTTAAATAAAATCAGAGATTCGCTTATTCAAGTTATTACGGAAAACGACTTGGATGACTGGGGAAGTCTTGATCGAATCCGGAAGCGAGAACTTGAATACCTTGCAAACTTAGGTGAAGATGAATTATTTAAAGAGATCGAGTCTCGTTTCCAGACTCTTTTTCGCCAAATTGAAGACTTAGAAAAACAGCTACACTCTCCTACTCCTCCATATCACTGGGCAGCAGAATTCTCGGTGAAAATGGACACCATTCGAACAAAATGGAATACCAGGCGCTTTCAGATTGCAGTTATGGCCCTCGTAAAAGCTGGCAAGTCCACCTTTCTCAATTCTTTGATTGGTAATGAATTCCTGCCTTCTGCCTCAGTGGCAGAAACTATGCGGTTAATCCGTATCCGGCATAAGCCGGAAAGGTTAACAGGTGTCCTGTTAGAGAATGGTAAGGAGGTTGCCAGAGGCGTAGACGACATTCGCAAATATATCCGCCTCGAAAATCAGCGATCACGGAACATTACGAGAGAGGAAAGAGAATCAGAGCTTTTATTAGAGACAAATCTGACTACACTCAAGGACCGAGAGCTAAGCAGATACGAGTTTGATATTTTGGATACTCCCGGTGTCAATGAAGCTGGTATCGCAAGTTTGCAGGCCAAAGTCGAACAAATTGCAAAAACCTCAGATGTAATTATCTATTTGCTTGATTATACCAAGCTCAAAACAAAAGACGAAGAAGGGATGCTTTCATCTCTCAAGGGTTGGCGGAAAGAGCTATTCAAGCATTTGAGGCTCCGATTATTTTTTGTAGTAAACAAGGTTGATGCGGCAAACCGACATGACCGGGAAAAAAATATGACGCCAGGCGAAGTAAAGTCTTATGTCGTGAGAATTATTAAAGAAGCTACAGATATATCGGTTGAGGAGGAGGATATTATTTTAATATCTGCTGAACGTGCACTTTTGAGCCACTTAGTACGCAGTAATTCCATGTCAAAAGAGCAACTACAGGATTTTGATCGCATTGCATTTGGAGAAATGGGGCCTGAGAAAGATAACCAAGCGCAGTATGAAAGAGCAGTCTCCAAACTATTGGATAATTCGGGCTTCACAGAATTAGAAGAGAAAGTACTACGGGTCATTCACCGTAAGAGGTCAGAAATTCTGTTAAGTAGCACATTAGATGATTTGAATAATGCCTTTGAGCAGACAGAACGGGATTTAACGGTTACTCGGGGAACTTTACTGACCGATATCGACACAGTAAAGAAACTTCAGAAACGCATAGAAGAAATACAGGCGGAGATTCAACGATTAGCCCAAGACACGACCGCATTCAAAAAAAAAGCTGATGCAGTCGTAGATGGTCGATTTAAAGAATTTAGAAAAGAAGTAACAAACCAGATTATCCAGGCTTTTCGAGGCTCGCAAAAAGCCAAGGCGACTACTTATTCGTGGTTTCGGCCTGTAACCGATTTCTGGGACAGAACCCAATATGAAATACGCTCCCAGAATCCTGCGGAAACAAGAAGATGGATAAATGAACTTAATCGAGGTGTGGTAGAAGTGTTGGAGCAAAGGCTTAATCTAGTCTGGAATAATATAAGTGAGGATCTGTTCCTTGCTTACAGAGATGTTTGCCAGAAAGTTGAGCGCCAAACTCAACCAATCATAAGGAGGATTGAAGAGGCCATCAATGAAGCCCTGGATGTAGATTTGAAACCTGCGAATTTATCCATAGAAGCACTGTCTCTGGATCAATTTTACTACCAAACTACTGACAAATTAAATGAAATAATCAAACGAGAAAACCATTCCAGTCTTAATTGGTTCGAGCGAATTTTGAATCCAATACTTGCACTATTTGGGTTAGAAAAAGAAGAAGTTAAATGGAATGAATACTCCGTCCGTTCTAAAGACTACGCCAACTTCCTTGAAAAAGCTACAAACGATTTAATTGAGGAAGCTCAAGAGTTGGCTTATAGTTCTCTTACTGAGAGTTACCTAAAACAAGTCGAATTCCTACTACAAAAGCTTCACTTGTATGGTCAACGGTATATTGAAATTACTCAGGTCGAATTAAAGCAGAGAGCGGAAGTTGCAAAAGATACTCCTAACCGCCTTGCCCTGATAGAAGATCACCTTGAAAATGTCAAGACGCTAGAATTACAGCTATCCGGACTGCGTGAAGTGGTGAATCTAATTGTATGA
- a CDS encoding patatin-like phospholipase family protein: MDHPIPAYTILSLDGGGIRGIIPGKVLEYIEARLYDDVKQDGPGIAEVFDLIAGTSTGGLLACGLNIKGENGRPKYRAKELLNLYRGETAHKIFSSNWLGAVTSIFRSKFPADNIEEVLKSYFGEMRLSDAISDLLITSYNTEVKKPFYFKSSDYRKNPTEENFLLWEVARSTSAAPTYFPPKKVSYSGIQPMYNKDYEVKKQQLNHLSLVDGGVFANNPSMLAYIEARQALREKGWDLSGIAPSAHSEGTRGMNANASATNAELPILLVSIGTGQTALPYLYENVKDWGLVEWVKPLIDILMQGVSETVDYQMQQLLPPYANPEKTPRYIRLDITIDAGEEEMDNPADENTSRLAAYGERIIQNEENRRKLDLVVDLLRRKYEQS; the protein is encoded by the coding sequence ATGGATCACCCTATCCCGGCCTATACGATTTTGTCTCTAGACGGAGGCGGCATTCGCGGAATCATTCCCGGAAAAGTATTGGAATATATAGAAGCCCGTCTATATGATGATGTTAAACAGGACGGCCCCGGAATTGCAGAGGTATTTGACCTGATTGCAGGTACCTCTACGGGTGGGCTTTTAGCTTGTGGGTTAAATATTAAAGGCGAAAACGGCCGTCCCAAATATCGCGCAAAAGAACTATTAAATCTTTACCGGGGAGAGACTGCACATAAAATATTTTCATCTAACTGGCTGGGTGCGGTAACCAGCATCTTCAGGAGCAAATTTCCCGCAGATAATATAGAAGAAGTGCTGAAAAGCTACTTTGGCGAAATGCGCCTCTCCGACGCCATTTCCGATCTTCTGATTACCTCCTACAATACAGAAGTAAAAAAACCATTTTACTTTAAGTCTTCTGATTATAGAAAAAACCCTACGGAAGAAAACTTTCTCCTTTGGGAAGTTGCCCGATCGACTTCCGCAGCGCCCACCTACTTTCCTCCGAAAAAGGTAAGCTACAGCGGCATTCAGCCGATGTACAATAAAGATTATGAAGTCAAAAAGCAGCAGTTAAACCATCTCTCTCTGGTTGACGGGGGCGTTTTTGCCAACAATCCTTCCATGCTTGCCTATATCGAAGCCCGGCAGGCGCTGCGCGAAAAAGGATGGGATCTTAGCGGCATCGCGCCGTCTGCCCATTCGGAAGGCACACGTGGCATGAACGCAAATGCATCGGCAACCAATGCTGAGTTACCCATTCTTTTGGTTTCCATTGGCACAGGTCAGACCGCATTGCCTTATCTCTACGAAAATGTAAAAGACTGGGGACTGGTCGAGTGGGTAAAACCATTGATTGATATCCTGATGCAGGGCGTTTCTGAAACGGTCGATTATCAGATGCAACAACTCCTTCCGCCCTATGCAAATCCAGAAAAAACGCCCCGATATATCCGCCTCGACATTACAATCGATGCCGGTGAGGAGGAAATGGATAACCCGGCTGATGAAAATACCTCGCGGCTCGCTGCTTATGGCGAACGGATTATTCAAAATGAAGAAAATCGTCGAAAACTGGATCTCGTCGTCGATCTGCTTCGCCGTAAATACGAACAATCCTAA
- a CDS encoding PDDEXK nuclease domain-containing protein, producing the protein MSEMEKEYSDMLHAAVAEIKTARANIARQVNAASISVYWNLGRLLSEKKIEKGHGAGVINRLSVDLKLEFLGLTQPVKEKELEQRLIDKIKQFVLELGRGFTFISNQHRLEYNEKEYFVDILLYHRGLRSLVALELKIGAFKPEYVGKMNFYLGLLDKLEKQPDENPSIGIILCADKDHLDVEIALQDVHKPIGVAEYKLLLPTKELEAMVLLELNKEDAGK; encoded by the coding sequence ATGTCAGAAATGGAAAAAGAATATTCCGACATGCTTCACGCCGCGGTAGCCGAAATAAAAACTGCCAGGGCAAATATTGCAAGACAAGTAAACGCTGCTTCAATCAGCGTATATTGGAACCTGGGCAGACTACTTTCCGAAAAAAAAATTGAAAAGGGGCACGGCGCGGGTGTGATCAACAGGCTATCGGTTGATTTAAAACTGGAATTTCTGGGTCTTACACAACCGGTAAAAGAGAAAGAGCTGGAACAGCGCCTGATAGATAAAATCAAACAGTTTGTGCTGGAATTAGGCAGAGGATTCACTTTTATCAGCAACCAGCACCGCCTTGAATACAATGAAAAAGAATATTTTGTTGACATCCTTCTCTATCACAGAGGCCTGCGCAGTCTCGTTGCGCTGGAGCTAAAAATCGGCGCATTCAAACCCGAATATGTGGGCAAGATGAATTTTTATCTGGGTTTGCTGGACAAACTGGAAAAACAACCCGACGAAAACCCTTCTATTGGCATTATCCTTTGCGCAGACAAAGATCACCTCGACGTGGAAATTGCCCTTCAGGATGTCCACAAACCTATCGGAGTTGCCGAATACAAATTATTGTTGCCCACCAAAGAACTGGAAGCCATGGTACTCCTCGAACTTAATAAAGAAGACGCGGGAAAATAG
- a CDS encoding restriction endonuclease subunit S, producing the protein MSNWKQIGDILNSVSVTHTFDKNALVFLNTSDVYDGKILTNEYMDVSILKGQAKKTIKNDDILYSEIRPKNRRFAYVDVENPEDYVVSTKLMVLRNKTSDVLTKYIYYFLTYSDTLDYLQMRAENRIGSFPQITFEIVKELRINIPEKKNQQKIVDILSTLDAKIALNQRINSELEAMAKAVYDYWFVQFDFPYDFAAGRPDPAGKPYKSSGGRMVWSEVLKREVPEGWEVGKLSNWIAINKSGDWGKDEEEGNFTQKVICFRGADINGLNGNGELKPPIRYILEKNHFKFLEPHDMIIEISGGSPTQSTGRLAFITEATIERFEHPLICSNFCKPISLVNKKYLYNFVYYWNSLYEGSVFFGYEGKTSGIKNLLFDSFVSSHYAIRPNEPVAEMFYDFMEPIQKQKQTKLAENQHLTALRDWLLPMLMNGQVRVGGEAH; encoded by the coding sequence ATGAGTAATTGGAAGCAAATTGGAGATATACTGAATTCAGTATCAGTAACTCACACGTTTGACAAGAATGCACTTGTATTCTTAAATACCTCTGATGTTTATGACGGTAAAATTTTGACCAATGAATATATGGATGTGTCTATTCTAAAAGGTCAAGCAAAAAAAACTATTAAAAATGATGATATTTTATACAGTGAGATTCGACCTAAAAATAGGCGATTTGCTTATGTTGATGTTGAAAACCCTGAGGACTATGTTGTTTCAACCAAATTAATGGTTCTGAGAAATAAGACAAGTGATGTTCTTACGAAGTACATATATTACTTTTTGACCTACTCTGACACCTTGGACTATCTTCAAATGCGTGCAGAGAATAGGATTGGCTCTTTTCCTCAGATTACATTTGAGATCGTAAAAGAACTAAGAATAAATATTCCCGAGAAAAAAAATCAGCAAAAGATTGTAGATATCCTCTCCACCCTTGACGCCAAAATCGCCCTCAACCAGCGGATCAACAGCGAGTTGGAGGCGATGGCGAAGGCGGTGTACGACTATTGGTTTGTGCAGTTTGACTTTCCGTATGACTTTGCGGCGGGGCGACCCGACCCGGCAGGCAAGCCCTACAAAAGCAGCGGCGGGCGTATGGTGTGGAGCGAAGTGTTGAAGCGGGAAGTGCCGGAGGGTTGGGAGGTGGGGAAGCTTTCCAACTGGATTGCAATCAACAAAAGCGGAGACTGGGGAAAAGATGAAGAAGAAGGAAACTTCACCCAAAAAGTAATCTGTTTTAGAGGTGCAGACATAAACGGGTTAAATGGAAATGGCGAGTTAAAGCCACCCATTAGATATATTCTTGAGAAAAATCATTTTAAATTTTTAGAACCTCATGACATGATTATTGAAATATCCGGAGGAAGCCCAACTCAGTCTACAGGGCGTTTAGCATTTATTACAGAGGCAACCATTGAAAGATTTGAACACCCACTCATCTGCTCAAATTTTTGTAAGCCCATTTCCCTTGTAAACAAAAAATACCTCTACAACTTCGTTTATTACTGGAATAGCCTTTATGAGGGCAGTGTTTTCTTTGGATATGAAGGTAAAACTAGTGGAATCAAAAACTTACTTTTTGACTCCTTTGTCAGCTCACATTATGCCATTCGGCCAAACGAACCAGTTGCAGAAATGTTCTATGACTTTATGGAACCCATCCAAAAACAAAAGCAAACAAAACTAGCTGAGAACCAGCACCTCACCGCCCTCCGTGACTGGTTGCTACCTATGTTGATGAATGGGCAGGTGAGGGTGGGGGGAGAAGCTCACTAA
- a CDS encoding carbonic anhydrase — MPHSYEQLLHGNQSWVKNTLKLAPDFFENLSHGQSPQFLWIGCADSRVPATEITNALPGSIFVQRNIANMVVHTDSNLLSVVNYAVKELRVKHIIVCGHYGCGGIKAAMSNKKYGFLDNWLVHIKDVYRLHKEELDSIHDDQERENRFVELNIIEQVNNLAMVSFIQEEWDNGEFPYIHGWVYRLEDGILRDLHISTNSTAHLDEVYRYTPKKDKAK; from the coding sequence ATGCCACACAGTTATGAGCAATTACTCCATGGTAATCAATCATGGGTAAAAAACACGTTGAAGCTGGCGCCAGACTTTTTTGAAAACCTTTCACATGGCCAATCACCTCAATTTTTATGGATTGGTTGTGCCGACAGCCGGGTGCCTGCCACAGAAATCACCAATGCGCTTCCGGGCTCCATATTTGTGCAACGCAACATCGCCAATATGGTAGTCCACACAGATTCAAACCTGCTGAGTGTTGTGAATTATGCCGTAAAGGAGCTCCGGGTCAAACACATTATCGTATGTGGCCATTATGGCTGCGGAGGCATTAAGGCAGCGATGAGCAACAAGAAGTATGGATTTCTCGACAACTGGCTCGTTCATATCAAAGATGTGTACAGGCTTCATAAGGAAGAACTCGATTCCATCCATGACGATCAGGAAAGAGAAAACCGGTTTGTGGAGCTGAATATCATTGAGCAGGTCAACAATCTGGCTATGGTATCCTTTATTCAGGAAGAATGGGATAATGGGGAATTTCCTTATATCCACGGCTGGGTATATCGCCTGGAAGATGGTATTCTCCGGGATCTCCATATTTCCACCAATTCCACTGCACATCTGGATGAAGTGTACAGATATACACCCAAAAAAGACAAAGCGAAGTAG